GGCCAGCAGGCCGGAGAGCACCCCGGGGAACGGCTGGACAGAGTTGGCGGACATGGCGCCGTCCCACCAGCGATCGCACGCGTCGTCGGGGTCGGCGACGTCCAGGAACGCCAGGACCTCGCAGCGGGGGCGGCGCAGAGCGCCGGGCGGAAGGTCACCCGGCATCACACGACGGCCGGTTGCACAGGTGGCGACCCCCGCGAGGGTGGCCCGCACCGCGGCGGCGCTGTCCAGCAGCACTCCGTCCAGGTCGAACAGCGCCGCTCGCCGGGTGGCCGTCACCGCGCACTGTCCGGGTCACGGACCAGGGAGCGCAGGAGCAGATGGTGGCTGGCGAGCAGGGCGGTGGCGCCCGTGTCCCGATCGAGGACGCATAAGGCCGTGCCGACCCTTGCGCCGCCGATCCGCAGCAGACGGGCGCTGCGCAGGAGACTGACGCCGCTGCGGGCGGTGTCGTCCAGCAGGACGGTTCGCCGGCCTTCCAGGCCGGTGCCCTCGATCTGTTGCCATGTGCCGTGTTCCTTGGGGGCCGGGCGTAGGAAGGCGGCGGGCAGGCCGGTGTGCAGGGACACCGCCGTG
The sequence above is drawn from the Streptomyces sp. NBC_01591 genome and encodes:
- a CDS encoding orotate phosphoribosyltransferase, which gives rise to MTPSTVLFAEKIAAVAYRLGPYRLPDGGTLETYFDPYRLAGDPQLLTETAAALADLLPADTEVLAGPALAGIPLVTAVSLHTGLPAAFLRPAPKEHGTWQQIEGTGLEGRRTVLLDDTARSGVSLLRSARLLRIGGARVGTALCVLDRDTGATALLASHHLLLRSLVRDPDSAR